A region of Toxorhynchites rutilus septentrionalis strain SRP chromosome 1, ASM2978413v1, whole genome shotgun sequence DNA encodes the following proteins:
- the LOC129779755 gene encoding uncharacterized protein LOC129779755 — protein sequence MVRNYRKDNNARKYTVVSTADSMQCLEKVKSGEMSHAEAARQTHCSRQTIYNKLCESHQKQPGHQKVFTEAEELSFSDHLSCLSEWGFPVGTDDLREIVRIYLTKQEIKVPTFVNNKPSRDRVARFLRDHQQLSKRFAQNIKLKRAAITRETIAEYMANLKESLEGVPASNIFNYDETNLSDDPGKKHAICKRGLKYFENVRNFIKSATSVMFCGSATGELLPPYVVFKAEHLWDSWTLNGPRGTRYNRSASGWFDERIFEDWFKTLFLPAIRHLNGPIALIGDNLSSHLNPTVIEICRQKYIKFICLPPNATHLTKPLDVAFFSPMKREWRKILGRWRASCEGSKSATIPKGPLGSLISELLKALAPHTRRILISGFRKCGIVPWNPHELINQLPSDSLKPELIGDSFKQFLKEHRNDVIGCPVGPQPKKKLKVSPGKSVSLDEIPKRDSKPISKTPGKRGRKPKITSL from the exons ATGGTGAGGAACTATCGGAAGGATAATAATGCTCGGAAATATACTGTAGTTTCCACTGCAGATTCAATGCAGTGCCTTGAAAAGGTCAAATCCGGAGAAATGTCCCACGCAGAAGCCGCTAGGCAAACCCATTGCAGCCGACAAACAATATACAACAAGCTATGCGAATCGCACCAGAAACAGCCCGGACATCAGAAAGTTTTTACTGAGGCGGAAGAATTATCGTTTTCAGACCATCTCAGCTGCTTGTCCGAGTGGGGCTTCCCCGTTGGAACCGATGATCTGCGGGAAATAGTTCGAATTTATTTGACGAAGCAGGAAATAAAAGTGCCAACTTTTGTAAATAACAAACCTTCACGGGACAGGGTGGCACGATTCCTACGCGATCACCAGCAACTAAGCAAACGTTTTGCACAAAATATAAAGTTAAAACGCGCAGCAATAACACGAGAAACAATAGCAGAGTACATGGCCAACTTAAAGGAATCTCTGGAAGGTGTTCCGGCttccaata tttttaattacgACGAgacgaatttgtcagatgatccTGGTAAGAAGCATGCTATCTGTAAGCGTGGCTTAAAGTATTTTGAAAACGTGAGGAACTTCATTAAATCTGCTACTTCCGTTATGTTTTGCGGAAGTGCAACTGGAGAACTGTTGCCACCATACGTGGTGTTCAAGGCAGAACATTTATGGGATTCTTGGACACTTAATGGCCCTCGAGGAACACGCTACAATCGAAgtgcttctggctggttcgacGAAAGAATTTTCGAGGACTGGTTCAAGACACTTTTTCTTCCAGCTATAAGGCATTTGAACGGACCAATTGCGCTGATCGGAGACAACCTCTCATCTCATTTGAATCCAACAGTTATTGAAATTTGCcgtcaaaaatatattaaatttatctGCTTGCCACCTAATGCAACTCATCTGACAAAACCGCTCGACGTAGCATTTTTCTCTCCAATGAAGCGTGAATGGCGGAAAATTTTGGGACGGTGGCGTGCCTCTTGTGAGGGTTCTAAGAGCGCAACCATTCCCAAAGGTCCCCTCGGAAGCCTTATCAGTGAACTTTTGAAGGCACTAGCACCACACACTAGACGTATTCTAATATCGGGCTTCCGGAAATGCGGTATCGTACCATGGAATCCCCACGAACTCATTAACCAGCTGCCATCTGATAGCTTAAAGCCCGAGTTGATTGGAGACtcatttaaacaatttctaAAGGAACATCGTAACGACGTGATCGGCTGTCCAGTTGGGCCTCAACCGAAGAAAAAACTAAAGGTTTCTCCTGGAAAAAGTGTTTCTCTTGATGAAATTCCAAAACGTGATTCGAAACCCATATCTAAGACACCCGGTAAAAGGGGACGAAAGCCCAAAATCACCTCGttgtaa